Proteins co-encoded in one Xiphophorus couchianus chromosome 3, X_couchianus-1.0, whole genome shotgun sequence genomic window:
- the rorc gene encoding nuclear receptor ROR-alpha B isoform X2 yields MMRAQIEVIPCKICGDKSSGVHYGVITCEGCKGFFRRSQLPTVSYSCSRQSNCQIDRASRNRCQHCRLQKCLAQGMSRDAVKFGRMSKRQRDSLIAEVERHRQQQQQQQLQDDTQVELSYPPKNRQDHSPQLLQPIATPYPYVGDAYGAEVHPYLVYSPSDSQGYRGSGVSPTSRFQGRGDSGGHHDIRGFDSRQQHQDLMTLHSYSPLDGLYNHYPHSLRNIDELCASVVRSHRETSQYRLEELQALRWKVFSREEIQAYQSKTVDEMWQHCAVRLTDAVQYVVEFAKHIPGFRMLSQNDQIALLKTGSMEVVLVRMCRFFNTENNTVFFDGKFAGTEVFKSLACGDLIAAVFDFAHGMCALKLTEQQLALFSALVLINADRPSLEDRVRVQRVHRSVEVGLTHILHRDNHDSLLHKLYQKMAVLRSLCSLHMEKLRWFSQRYPLTAHSLFPPLYKELFASEAELLPGATH; encoded by the exons CCCAGATTGAAGTTATCCCATGCAAGATTTGTGGCGATAAGTCTTCTGGAGTTCATTATGGAGTCATCACATGTGAAGGCTGCAAG GGCTTTTTCCGGCGCAGCCAGCTTCCCACCGTATCCTACTCCTGCTCCAGGCAGAGTAACTGTCAGATCGACCGGGCCAGCCGGAACCGCTGCCAGCACTGCCGCTTGCAGAAGTGCTTGGCTCAGGGCATGAGCAGAGATG CTGTGAAGTTTGGCCGCATGTCCAAACGTCAGAGGGACTCTCTTATTGCTGAAGTGGAGCGacacaggcagcagcagcaacagcagcagcttcaagACGACACGCAGGTGGAGCTGTCCTACCCACCCAAAAACCGCCAGGACCACTCCCCACAGCTCCTTCAGCCCATCGCCACACCGTACCCCTACGTCGGTGACGCCTACGGCGCAGAGGTCCACCCCTATCTGGTTTACTCCCCGAGCGACTCGCAGGGGTACCGGGGCTCCGGTGTCTCCCCTACGTCCAGATTCCAGGGGCGGGGGGACAGTGGTGGACACCATGATATCAGAG GATTTGACTCCAGACAGCAACATCAGGATCTCATGACTCTTCATTCCTACAGTCCTCTCGATGGCCTCTACAACCACTATCCTCACTCTCTGCGAAACATAG ATGAGCTGTGTGCCAGCGTTGTGCGTTCCCACAGAGAAACTAGCCAGTACagactggaggagctgcaggctCTCAGATGGAAAGTATTCAGTAGAGAGGAGATCCAAGCCTACCAGAGCAAG ACAGTGGATGAGATGTGGCAGCACTGTGCCGTCCGACTGACTGATGCTGTTCAGTATGTGGTGGAATTTGCAAAACATATCCCAGGTTTCCGGATGCTCAGCCAGAACGACCAGATCGCACTACTCAAAACTG GCTCCATGGAGGTGGTTCTGGTCCGAATGTGCCGCTTCttcaacacagaaaacaacactgttttctttgatggAAAATTTGCTGGAACTGAAGTCTTCAAGTCTCTGG CGTGCGGTGATTTAATCGCAGCGGTGTTCGACTTCGCTCACGGTATGTGTGCTCTGAAActcacagagcagcagctcGCCCTCTTCAGTGCTCTGGTCCTAATCAATGCTG ACCGTCCCTCTCTAGAGGACAGAGTGAGAGTCCAACGAGTACACAGAAGTGTGGAGGTGGGACTCACTCACATTCTTCACCGAGACAACCATGATAGTCTGTTGCATAAG CTCTACCAGAAGATGGCAGTGTTGCGTTCGCTGTGCAGCCTGCACATGGAGAAGCTGCGCTGGTTCAGCCAACGATACCCGCTCACTGCTCACTCTCTGTTCCCCCCGCTGTACAAGGAGCTGTTTGCGTCCGAGGCCG